Part of the Streptococcaceae bacterium ESL0687 genome is shown below.
AAGTTTTTGAAATTGAGGATGCAGATACTCTGGGCCACATGTTTAGGGTCATGCGTCTGGTTGAAGGAGACCAAATTCAGCTAGTCTTTGAGGGTCGCAAGTTAGCTTTAGCCAAGGTTGTCGAAGACCAAAAATTTGAGATTACCGAATTCCTGGAAAAATCAGTTGAACTGCCAGTTGATGTGACAGTTGCCATGGGCTATCCAAAAGGAGACAAGCTTGATTTTCTAGCCCAAAAGGGAACTGAACTTGGCATGCACGGCCTCTGGGCCTTTCCGGCTGACTGGTCGGTGGCCAAACTAGACGGCAAGAAGATTGGCAAGAGGGCCATGCGTCTGGAAAAGATTGCCCAGGGGGCCAGCGAGCAAAGCAAACGCCTGCTTGTTCCTGAAATCCGGCTCTTTGAAAGCAAGGGGGACTTCCTAAATAAACTAGCTGACTTTGACCTGATTTTGGTGGCCTATGAGGAATCAGCCAAGGAGGGTGAAAAGGCAGGATTTGTTAAGGCCCTGGAAAGTCTAACTCCAGGACAGAAGGTGTTAATCATCTTTGGTCCTGAAGGGGGCATTTCTCCCAAGGAAATCGACCGTTTTCTAGAAGCTGGTGCAAAAATAGTGGGTCTTGGTCCAAGAATTATGAGAGCTGAGACAGCACCCCTTTATGCCCTAAGTTCCATTAGTTTAT
Proteins encoded:
- a CDS encoding 16S rRNA (uracil(1498)-N(3))-methyltransferase; translated protein: MQQYHIKSQAPALGEVFEIEDADTLGHMFRVMRLVEGDQIQLVFEGRKLALAKVVEDQKFEITEFLEKSVELPVDVTVAMGYPKGDKLDFLAQKGTELGMHGLWAFPADWSVAKLDGKKIGKRAMRLEKIAQGASEQSKRLLVPEIRLFESKGDFLNKLADFDLILVAYEESAKEGEKAGFVKALESLTPGQKVLIIFGPEGGISPKEIDRFLEAGAKIVGLGPRIMRAETAPLYALSSISLYLELLNNN